One genomic window of Erinaceus europaeus chromosome 7, mEriEur2.1, whole genome shotgun sequence includes the following:
- the LOC103109121 gene encoding olfactory receptor 10A7, whose protein sequence is MVCENHTRVTEFILLGFTSNPEMQISLFVLFLSIYVVTLLGNFLIVTVTSIDHALQTPMYFFLQNLSLLEVCFTLVMVPKMLVDLVSPRKVISFVGCGTQMYFFFFFGSSECFLLSMMAYDRFVAICKPLYYSVIMNRSLCLRMAVGSWMSGVPVSMLQTAWMMALPFCGPNTVDHFFCDGPPVLKLVTQDTAMYEMQALASTLLFIMFPFSLILISYTRIIITILKMPSATGRQKAFSTCSSHLIVVSLFYGTASLTYLRPKSNQSPESKKMVSLSYTVITPMLNPIIYSLRNNEVKGAVKRTITQKVFQKLDIF, encoded by the coding sequence ATGGTTTGTGAAAATCACACCAGAGTCACTGAATTTATTCTTCTTGGTTTTACAAGCAACCCTGAGATGCAAATTTCCCTCTTTGTCTTATTCTTGTCCATCTATGTAGTCACTTTGTTGGGAAACTTCCTTATTGTCACAGTTACCAGTATTGACCATGCTCTTCAAACACCGATGTATTTTTTCCTCCAAAACCTATCACTTCTTGAAGTCTGTTTCACCTTGGTTATGGTGCCAAAGATGCTAGTAGACCTAGTGTCTCCAAGGAAAGTCATCTCTTTCGTAGGCTGTGGTACCCAgatgtacttcttcttcttctttggcaGCTCTGaatgtttccttctctctatgaTGGCATATGATCGCTTCGTGGCTATCTGTAAACCTCTCTACTACTCAGTCATAATGAATAGGTCTCTCTGCTTGCGGATGGCTGTAGGCTCTTGGATGTCTGGTGTTCCTGTCTCTATGCTACAGACAGCTTGGATGATGGCACTTCCTTTCTGTGGACCAAACACTGTCGACCATTTTTTTTGTGATGGACCTCCAGTGTTGAAACTTGTCACTCAAGATACAGCAATGTATGAAATGCAGGCACTAGCCTCCACACTCTTATTTATCATGTTTCCCTTTTCCCTCATTTTGATTTCTTACACTCGCATTATTATAACTATCCTGAAGATGCCCTCTGCTACCGGTCGCCAGAAAGCATTCTCCACTTGCTCATCACATCTTATTGTGGTGTCCCTTTTCTACGGAACGGCCAGCTTGACCTACCTACGACCCAAATCCAACCAGTCCCCAGAGAGCAAGAAAATGGTGTCATTGTCCTACACTGTCATCACCCCCATGTTAAACCCCATCATCTACAGCTTAAGGAACAATGAAGTCAAGGGGGCAGTTAAAAGGACAATCACTCAAAAAGTCTTTCAAAAATTAGATATATTTTGA
- the LOC103109248 gene encoding olfactory receptor 10A2-like, whose amino-acid sequence MFDAESPMDGNQSLCVKFTFVSFSSLAELQPVLFVVFLVIYLFTVGGNLIIICLIWVTPSLHTAMYFFLVNLSFLEMCYITSVVPQMLVHLLVENKTISIEGCAAQMYVFTILGLTECCLLAAMAYDRYVAICYPLHYTLLMRPSMCLKLAAASWTTGVVVESVQTTWIFTLPFCGAGVIQHFFCDIMPVVKLACVDTSHNEIVMFAVSVLFIMSPCFLILCSYLRIFVSILKIPSTAGRRKAFSTCSSHILVVSLFYGTALFTYLQPKSAHTPETDKATALMYTVVTPALNPVIYTLRNKEVKEAFQRATKRNLLRQMA is encoded by the coding sequence aTGTTTGATGCTGAGTCTCCAATGGATGGAAACCAATCCCTCTGTGTCAAGTTCACATTTGTGAGTTTTTCCTCTCTTGCAGAGTTGCAACCTGTGCTGTTTGTTGTTTTCTTAGTCATTTACTTGTTCACTGTGGGAGGAAACCTCATCATCATCTGCCTGATCTGGGTCACACCTTCCTTGCACACTGCCATGTATTTCTTCCTTGTTAATCTCTCCTTTCTGGAGATGTGCTATATCACCAGTGTGGTGCCTCAGATGCTGGTGCACTTGCTGGTGGAGAATAAGACCATAAGTATAGAAGGCTGTGCAGCTCAGATGTATGTATTCACCATTTTGGGGCTGACAGAGTGCTGCTTGCTAGCAgccatggcctatgaccgctatgtaGCTATTTGTTACCCTCTGCATTACACTCTCCTGATGCGCCCTAGCATGTGTTTGAAATTAGCTGCGGCATCTTGGAcaactggggtggtggtggagtcAGTGCAGACCACCTGGATCTTCACTCTGCCTTTCTGTGGAGCTGGAGTGATTCAGCACTTCTTTTGTGACATCATGCCTGTAGTGAAACTGGCTTGTGTTGATACTTCCCACAATGAGATTGTCATGTTTGCTGTCTCTGTTCTCTTCATCATGAGTCCCTGTTTCCTCATTCTGTGTTCCTATCTGCGTATTTTTGTGAGCATCTTGAAAATTCCTTCAACAGCTGGAAGGCGTAAAGCTTTCTCCACTTGTTCGTCTCATATCCTGGTTGTTTCTCTGTTCTATGGCACTGCCTTGTTCACTTACCTCCAACCTAAAAGTGCACACACGCCAGAAACAGACAAAGCAACTGCACTTATGTACACAGTGGTCACACCTGCTCTGAATCCTGTCATCTATACCTTGAGGAACAAGGAAGTGAAGGAAGCCTttcaaagagcaacaaaaaggaacctGCTGAGACAAATGGCCTAA